In one Oryzias latipes chromosome 13, ASM223467v1 genomic region, the following are encoded:
- the pgr gene encoding progesterone receptor isoform X1, with translation MESKMNGKLGALGTPSIADSTESRVNGLIEAGYSRSSAKLSAESRSPGCLSSVRNFGNSGALIHGLSSGAECAVFKDCNILEASKQFYERNSEFLKSENAPWEDFVKVQRAAAGGGSETLLGSTSAACKLIKDEKEPTVIMDTPCSSFDPSPEISALDICCDGDRKQNLALGESEQAGFGSATAVVRPGLDGSPNFLIDLNRSDQLLSPARTDSSRCALVGKPAVSFDSNSNAQQVMFKTEAARWQMHSSPAEPQFWCQSAGTNEESFTASGYDGFQNQSLIQRNPSPFSGFPGMQPQRLCIICGDEASGCHYGVLTCGSCKVFFKRAVEGHHSYLCAGRNDCIVDKIRRKNCPACRLRKCYQAGMMLGGRKLKRFGALKALGLAPSLMFQSHLALSGDGQALTSMSCIPGIHEMQLSQQIINILENIEPETVYSGYDNSQPEVPHLLLNSLNRLCEKQLLWIVKWSKSLPGFRNLHINDQMTLIQYSWMNLMVFSLGWRSFQNVTSEFLYFAPDLILSQEQMRRSPIYDLCLAIQFIPQEFANLQVTREEFLCMKAIILLNTVPLEGLKSQAAFEEMRQNYIRELTKVIHLKEKGVVASSQRFYHLTKLMDSIHDIVKKVNLFCLSTFIQADAMKVEFPEMMSEVIASQLPKVLAGMVRPLLFHTK, from the exons ATGGAGAGTAAAATGAACGGAAAGCTGGGCGCCCTCGGCACCCCCTCCATCGCCGATTCCACCGAGTCCAGAGTAAATGGCTTGATCGAGGCCGGCTACAGCAGGTCCAGCGCTAAATTGTCCGCTGAGTCACGTTCTCCAGGCTGCCTTTCCTCCGTGCGTAATTTTGGGAACTCGGGCGCGCTGATCCACGGTCTGAGCTCCGGCGCTGAATGCGCCGTTTTTAAAGACTGTAACATACTCGAAGCTTCGAAACAATTCTATGAGCGCAACAGCGAGTTTCTGAAAAGTGAAAATGCTCCGTGGGAGGATTTTGTCAAAGTTCAGCGCGCGGCTGCAGGCGGCGGATCCGAAACTTTACTAGGCTCGACCTCCGCGGCCTGTAAGCTGATCAAGGACGAGAAGGAGCCCACTGTGATCATGGACACCCCCTGCTCCAGCTTTGATCCATCACCTGAGATCTCTGCGCTCGACATCTGCTGTGACGGCGACAGGAAGCAGAACCTGGCGCTCGGGGAGAGCGAGCAGGCGGGGTTCGGTTCCGCCACGGCGGTGGTCCGGCCGGGGCTGGACGGCTCCCCGAACTTCCTGATCGACCTGAACCGCTCGGATCAGCTGCTGAGCCCGGCGAGGACTGACTCCAGCAGGTGCGCGTTGGTCGGGAAACCCGCCGTCAGCTTCGACTCAAACTCCAACGCGCAACAGGTGATGTTCAAGACGGAGGCTGCGCGCTGGCAGATGCACAGCTCCCCGGCTGAGCCGCAGTTCTGGTGCCAGTCTGCAGGAACGAACGAGGAGAGCTTCACAGCCAGCGGCTACGATGGGTTCCAGAACCAGAGCCTGATCCAGAGGAACCCATCACCCTTCTCCGGATTCCCAGG CATGCAGCCTCAGAGATTGTGCATCATTTGTGGAGATGAGGCGTCTGGTTGCCACTATGGAGTCCTCACATGCGGCAGCTGTAAAGTCTTTTTTAAAAGGGCAGTGGAAG GCCATCACAGCTACCTCTGCGCCGGGCGAAATGACTGCATTGTGGACAAAATTCGGAGAAAAAACTGCCCCGCTTGTCGCCTACGAAAGTGTTACCAAGCCGGAATGATGCTCGGAG GCAGAAAACTGAAGCGTTTCGGAGCCTTGAAAGCGTTGGGTTTGGCCCCGTCCCTCATGTTCCAGTCCCACTTGGCCCTGTCCGGGGACGGTCAGGCCCTGACCTCCATGTCCTGCATCCCGGGCATCCACGAGATGCAGCTCTCTCAGCAAATCATCAACATTCTGGAGAACATCGAGCCGGAGACCGTGTACTCCGGCTATGACAACTCGCAGCCTGAAGTGCCCCACCTCCTGCTCAACAGCCTCAACAGGCTGTGCGAGAAGCAGCTGCTGTGGATCGTCAAGTGGTCCAAGTCTCTGCCAG GGTTTCGTAACCTTCACATCAATGACCAGATGACCCTGATCCAGTACTCCTGGATGAACCTGATGGTGTTCTCTCTGGGCTGGCGCTCCTTTCAGAACGTCACCAGTGAATTTTTATACTTTGCACCTGATCTCATCCTCAGCCA GGAACAAATGAGGAGATCTCCGATTTATGACCTCTGCCTGGCCATCCAGTTTATTCCTCAGGAGTTTGCAAACCTTCAAGTCACCCGGGAGGAGTTTCTGTGCATGAAAGCCATCATTTTACTGAACACGG TGCCTCTGGAGGGGCTCAAAAGCCAGGCAGCCTTTGAAGAAATGCGCCAAAACTACATCCGAGAACTGACCAAAGTCATCCACCTGAAGGAGAAGGGTGTGGTAGCCAGCTCCCAGCGCTTCTACCACCTCACCAAACTGATGGACTCCATCCACGAC ATCGTGAAGAAGGTCAACCTGTTCTGCCTGAGCACCTTCATCCAGGCCGACGCCATGAAGgtggagttcccagagatgatGTCGGAGGTCATTGCCTCCCAACTTCCTAAGGTTCTGGCAGGCATGGTGAGGCCCCTGCTGTTCCACACAAAGTGA
- the pgr gene encoding progesterone receptor: MESKMNGKLGALGTPSIADSTESRVNGLIEAGYSRSSAKLSAESRSPGCLSSVRNFGNSGALIHGLSSGAECAVFKDCNILEASKQFYERNSEFLKSENAPWEDFVKVQRAAAGGGSETLLGSTSAACKLIKDEKEPTVIMDTPCSSFDPSPEISALDICCDGDRKQNLALGESEQAGFGSATAVVRPGLDGSPNFLIDLNRSDQLLSPARTDSSRCALVGKPAVSFDSNSNAQQVMFKTEAARWQMHSSPAEPQFWCQSAGTNEESFTASGYDGFQNQSLIQRNPSPFSGFPGMQPQRLCIICGDEASGCHYGVLTCGSCKVFFKRAVEGRKLKRFGALKALGLAPSLMFQSHLALSGDGQALTSMSCIPGIHEMQLSQQIINILENIEPETVYSGYDNSQPEVPHLLLNSLNRLCEKQLLWIVKWSKSLPGFRNLHINDQMTLIQYSWMNLMVFSLGWRSFQNVTSEFLYFAPDLILSQEQMRRSPIYDLCLAIQFIPQEFANLQVTREEFLCMKAIILLNTVPLEGLKSQAAFEEMRQNYIRELTKVIHLKEKGVVASSQRFYHLTKLMDSIHDIVKKVNLFCLSTFIQADAMKVEFPEMMSEVIASQLPKVLAGMVRPLLFHTK, encoded by the exons ATGGAGAGTAAAATGAACGGAAAGCTGGGCGCCCTCGGCACCCCCTCCATCGCCGATTCCACCGAGTCCAGAGTAAATGGCTTGATCGAGGCCGGCTACAGCAGGTCCAGCGCTAAATTGTCCGCTGAGTCACGTTCTCCAGGCTGCCTTTCCTCCGTGCGTAATTTTGGGAACTCGGGCGCGCTGATCCACGGTCTGAGCTCCGGCGCTGAATGCGCCGTTTTTAAAGACTGTAACATACTCGAAGCTTCGAAACAATTCTATGAGCGCAACAGCGAGTTTCTGAAAAGTGAAAATGCTCCGTGGGAGGATTTTGTCAAAGTTCAGCGCGCGGCTGCAGGCGGCGGATCCGAAACTTTACTAGGCTCGACCTCCGCGGCCTGTAAGCTGATCAAGGACGAGAAGGAGCCCACTGTGATCATGGACACCCCCTGCTCCAGCTTTGATCCATCACCTGAGATCTCTGCGCTCGACATCTGCTGTGACGGCGACAGGAAGCAGAACCTGGCGCTCGGGGAGAGCGAGCAGGCGGGGTTCGGTTCCGCCACGGCGGTGGTCCGGCCGGGGCTGGACGGCTCCCCGAACTTCCTGATCGACCTGAACCGCTCGGATCAGCTGCTGAGCCCGGCGAGGACTGACTCCAGCAGGTGCGCGTTGGTCGGGAAACCCGCCGTCAGCTTCGACTCAAACTCCAACGCGCAACAGGTGATGTTCAAGACGGAGGCTGCGCGCTGGCAGATGCACAGCTCCCCGGCTGAGCCGCAGTTCTGGTGCCAGTCTGCAGGAACGAACGAGGAGAGCTTCACAGCCAGCGGCTACGATGGGTTCCAGAACCAGAGCCTGATCCAGAGGAACCCATCACCCTTCTCCGGATTCCCAGG CATGCAGCCTCAGAGATTGTGCATCATTTGTGGAGATGAGGCGTCTGGTTGCCACTATGGAGTCCTCACATGCGGCAGCTGTAAAGTCTTTTTTAAAAGGGCAGTGGAAG GCAGAAAACTGAAGCGTTTCGGAGCCTTGAAAGCGTTGGGTTTGGCCCCGTCCCTCATGTTCCAGTCCCACTTGGCCCTGTCCGGGGACGGTCAGGCCCTGACCTCCATGTCCTGCATCCCGGGCATCCACGAGATGCAGCTCTCTCAGCAAATCATCAACATTCTGGAGAACATCGAGCCGGAGACCGTGTACTCCGGCTATGACAACTCGCAGCCTGAAGTGCCCCACCTCCTGCTCAACAGCCTCAACAGGCTGTGCGAGAAGCAGCTGCTGTGGATCGTCAAGTGGTCCAAGTCTCTGCCAG GGTTTCGTAACCTTCACATCAATGACCAGATGACCCTGATCCAGTACTCCTGGATGAACCTGATGGTGTTCTCTCTGGGCTGGCGCTCCTTTCAGAACGTCACCAGTGAATTTTTATACTTTGCACCTGATCTCATCCTCAGCCA GGAACAAATGAGGAGATCTCCGATTTATGACCTCTGCCTGGCCATCCAGTTTATTCCTCAGGAGTTTGCAAACCTTCAAGTCACCCGGGAGGAGTTTCTGTGCATGAAAGCCATCATTTTACTGAACACGG TGCCTCTGGAGGGGCTCAAAAGCCAGGCAGCCTTTGAAGAAATGCGCCAAAACTACATCCGAGAACTGACCAAAGTCATCCACCTGAAGGAGAAGGGTGTGGTAGCCAGCTCCCAGCGCTTCTACCACCTCACCAAACTGATGGACTCCATCCACGAC ATCGTGAAGAAGGTCAACCTGTTCTGCCTGAGCACCTTCATCCAGGCCGACGCCATGAAGgtggagttcccagagatgatGTCGGAGGTCATTGCCTCCCAACTTCCTAAGGTTCTGGCAGGCATGGTGAGGCCCCTGCTGTTCCACACAAAGTGA